The Pasteurella multocida genome contains a region encoding:
- the nrdA gene encoding class 1a ribonucleoside-diphosphate reductase subunit alpha: MNKALMVTKRDGHLEPIDLDKIHRVITWAAEGLDNVSVSQVELRSHIQFYEGIRTSDIHETIIKAAADLISKDSPDYQYLAARLAVFHLRKKAYGHFDPPRLYDHVKKLVRMGKYDPALLVDYTREEWDEMDSYLDHWRDMTFSYAAVKQLEGKYLVQNRVTGEIYESAQFLYLLVAASLFSKYPAETRLSYIRRFYDATSTFKISLPTPIMAGVRTPTRQFSSCVLIECGDSLDSINATASAIVKYVSQRAGIGVNAGAIRALGSPIRGGEAFHTGCIPFYKYFQTAVKSCSQGGVRGGAATVYYPIWHLEVESLLVLKNNRGVEDNRVRHMDYGVQLNKLMYQRLIKGGDITLFSPSDVPGLYEAFFADQDKFEQLYLQYEQDPTIRQRSVKAVELFSLLMQERASTGRIYIQNVDHCNTHSPFDPKVAPVRQSNLCLEIALPTKPLQHFHDEKGEIALCTLSAFNLGTLENLDELEGLADLAVRALDALLDYQDYPVIAAKKSSLARRSLGIGVINYAYYLAKNGVRYSDGSANDLTHRTFEAIQYYLLKASMNLAKEIGPCEYFNETTYSQGILPIDTYKKDIDNLTKEPLHYDWETLRKEIQEFGLRNSTLTALMPSETSSQISNATNGIEPPRGHVSVKASKDGILKQVVPEYETLGENYELLWDLPNNDGYLHLVGIMQKFVDQAISANTNYDPQRFEDGKVPMKRLLGDLLTAYKYGLKTLYYQNTRDGAEDVQEDIDDGCSGGACKI, encoded by the coding sequence ATGAACAAAGCATTGATGGTCACAAAACGTGACGGACACCTTGAACCAATTGATCTGGATAAAATTCACCGCGTGATTACATGGGCGGCAGAGGGCTTAGATAACGTTTCTGTTTCTCAAGTGGAATTACGTTCACATATTCAATTCTATGAAGGTATTCGTACATCTGATATCCATGAAACCATCATTAAAGCTGCTGCAGACTTGATCAGTAAAGATAGCCCAGATTATCAATATCTTGCTGCCCGTTTAGCCGTTTTCCATTTGCGTAAAAAAGCCTATGGTCATTTTGATCCACCCCGTTTATACGATCACGTAAAAAAATTAGTACGCATGGGAAAATACGATCCCGCCCTTTTAGTCGATTATACCCGTGAAGAATGGGATGAAATGGATTCTTATTTAGATCATTGGCGTGATATGACCTTTTCATACGCGGCGGTGAAGCAGTTAGAAGGGAAATACTTAGTACAAAACCGTGTCACCGGTGAGATTTATGAATCCGCACAATTTCTTTATTTACTGGTAGCGGCGAGCTTATTTTCGAAATACCCCGCTGAAACCCGTTTAAGTTATATTCGTCGTTTCTATGATGCGACCTCAACTTTTAAAATCTCGCTCCCGACCCCTATTATGGCAGGGGTACGTACACCAACCCGTCAATTTAGCTCTTGTGTTTTAATTGAATGTGGCGACAGCTTAGACTCAATTAATGCAACCGCCTCTGCTATTGTGAAATATGTTTCTCAACGCGCGGGGATTGGAGTCAATGCGGGTGCTATTCGTGCCTTAGGCAGTCCAATTCGGGGTGGCGAGGCCTTCCATACTGGTTGTATCCCGTTCTATAAATATTTCCAAACAGCCGTCAAATCTTGTTCACAAGGTGGGGTGCGTGGTGGTGCTGCCACGGTTTACTACCCGATTTGGCATTTAGAAGTTGAAAGTTTATTGGTATTAAAAAATAACCGAGGTGTTGAAGATAACCGCGTACGCCACATGGATTACGGGGTGCAACTGAATAAATTAATGTATCAACGTTTAATTAAAGGTGGTGATATTACCTTATTTAGCCCGTCTGATGTACCGGGATTGTATGAAGCATTCTTTGCTGATCAAGATAAATTTGAACAACTTTATTTGCAATATGAGCAAGATCCAACTATTCGTCAACGCAGCGTAAAAGCCGTTGAGCTGTTCTCATTATTAATGCAAGAACGCGCATCAACAGGACGAATCTATATTCAAAATGTGGACCACTGTAATACCCACTCCCCGTTTGATCCGAAAGTGGCGCCTGTCCGTCAATCTAACTTATGTTTAGAAATTGCGTTACCGACCAAGCCATTACAACATTTCCATGATGAAAAAGGTGAAATTGCGTTATGTACCCTTTCTGCGTTCAATTTGGGTACCCTTGAAAATCTTGATGAATTAGAAGGCTTAGCTGATTTAGCAGTACGTGCGTTAGATGCCCTATTAGATTACCAAGACTACCCGGTGATCGCGGCGAAGAAAAGTTCACTTGCGCGTCGCTCATTAGGCATTGGCGTAATCAACTATGCGTATTATTTAGCGAAGAATGGCGTGCGTTATTCCGACGGCAGTGCCAACGATTTAACCCACCGCACTTTTGAAGCGATCCAATACTACTTATTGAAAGCATCAATGAACTTAGCCAAAGAAATTGGTCCATGTGAATATTTCAATGAAACCACTTATTCACAAGGAATTTTACCAATCGATACCTATAAAAAAGACATTGATAACTTGACCAAAGAGCCACTGCACTACGATTGGGAGACCTTACGTAAAGAAATCCAAGAATTTGGTTTACGTAACTCTACGTTAACGGCATTAATGCCTTCTGAAACCTCATCACAAATTTCGAATGCAACAAATGGTATTGAACCACCACGTGGCCATGTCAGTGTGAAAGCCTCAAAAGACGGTATCTTAAAACAAGTGGTGCCGGAATATGAAACCTTAGGTGAAAACTATGAGTTGTTATGGGATCTCCCAAATAATGATGGTTATCTGCACTTAGTAGGGATTATGCAAAAATTCGTTGACCAAGCGATTTCGGCAAACACCAACTATGACCCACAGCGTTTTGAAGACGGCAAGGTGCCAATGAAACGCCTACTGGGTGATTTATTAACTGCCTATAAATACGGCTTAAAAACCTTGTACTACCAAAATACCCGCGATGGTGCTGAAGATGTGCAAGAAGACATTGATGATGGCTGTTCAGGCGGTGCATGTAAAATCTAA
- a CDS encoding tetrathionate reductase subunit A has product MNNQRRNLLKGGLALGTATAFVTGYSPKVKEIATGLLEGTSGEHTQDKINGNALTPEYQVQQGKLISNSHQVVCNTQCMGCWTLCGLRARVDLAKNQVLRINGNPYHPLSADQYLDFNQPIQQAELSVAGESGLANRSTACARGAAFLEGINSPYRLTQPLKRVGKRGEGKWQTISFEQLVDEVVNGGDLFGEGHVEGLKTIRDLQTPVDQENPEFGAKVNQLMVTFAGPEGRQPLLKRFANNSFGTINFASHGSFCGLSYRAGSGAFMNDLANNAHAKPDWDHAEFILFMGTSPAQAGNPFKRQARQLAKQRTEDNFDYVVVAPRLELSSSRAVNQHRWVPIVPGTDLSLSLAMLRWIIENARYNADYLAIPSENAMQSANAVSFCNATHLFIADPQHKRYGQALRVQDVMDSPTPEKPEDGDILLKDQQTGAMIAAKDSQSAVLFVEEMVTLKEGTSVLAKSALQLFKESCFEHSIEQYSTHCGVPVATIIELAKKFTSHGHRAAVVTHGGTMHGTGFYTAWAILLLNAMVGNMNKKGGMSMSGGKFKDFGAGPRYDLANFPNMVNPKGTNLARSKRAYEKSSEFKRKVEQGLSPYPAKASWYPFVGGQMSEMITSALQGYPYPLKAWISHMSNPIYGMTGIHHITDEKLRDPSILPLFIAVDAFMNETTALADYIVPDTHNFESWGFSTPWAGVPTKTSTARWPIIQSHNAKTASGETICMESFIIAIAKAMDLPGFGENAISDKQKNSYPLNCTEDYFLRAAANIAYDGKAPVNDATEEDLLLTGVQRLMPTLQRTLKAEEVLKVANVYCKGGRFAPYKSAWQEDNMQARWKKCLQIWNETVAKAKHAQTGQHYHGCPKYFEPQFADNSTLESHYPSKEWPFKLISFKSNLMSSITAPLLRLQSIKPEGIVAMNQQDAQTQGLRHGDLVELSTPGGKGLVQIIVMEGVIKGTIAIEHGYGHKQLGAKSYVIDGKEIQGAPQIQRGININDLGLLDNTKEIVSPWVDWVCGSAVRQGIPAKLQKVI; this is encoded by the coding sequence ATGAATAATCAACGACGTAATTTATTAAAAGGTGGGTTAGCGCTCGGTACAGCAACGGCGTTTGTCACGGGGTATTCGCCTAAAGTGAAAGAAATTGCCACAGGCTTGCTTGAAGGTACATCGGGCGAACATACACAGGATAAAATCAATGGCAATGCATTAACGCCGGAATATCAAGTACAACAAGGTAAATTAATCAGTAACAGTCATCAAGTTGTGTGTAATACCCAATGTATGGGCTGCTGGACTTTATGTGGTTTACGGGCGCGTGTGGATTTAGCCAAAAATCAAGTATTACGCATTAACGGTAATCCTTATCACCCATTATCCGCCGATCAATATCTTGATTTTAACCAACCTATCCAACAGGCAGAGCTAAGTGTGGCGGGAGAAAGTGGCTTAGCTAATCGTTCCACTGCTTGTGCGCGTGGTGCTGCTTTCCTAGAAGGGATTAATAGCCCTTATCGGTTGACACAACCGTTAAAACGAGTTGGGAAACGAGGCGAAGGAAAATGGCAAACCATTAGTTTTGAGCAATTGGTGGATGAAGTGGTCAATGGCGGTGATCTGTTTGGTGAAGGACATGTAGAAGGATTGAAAACAATTCGAGATTTACAAACGCCTGTTGATCAAGAAAATCCTGAATTTGGTGCGAAAGTCAATCAATTAATGGTGACTTTTGCAGGACCTGAAGGGCGTCAACCTTTATTGAAACGTTTTGCTAACAACAGTTTTGGTACCATCAATTTTGCTTCACATGGCTCATTTTGTGGTTTGTCTTATCGCGCGGGATCGGGGGCATTTATGAATGACCTCGCGAACAACGCGCATGCCAAACCAGATTGGGATCATGCTGAATTTATTTTATTTATGGGAACATCACCTGCGCAAGCGGGTAACCCGTTCAAACGCCAAGCGCGTCAACTCGCAAAACAACGCACAGAAGACAATTTTGACTATGTTGTGGTGGCACCGCGTTTAGAGCTCAGTTCAAGCCGTGCGGTTAATCAGCATCGTTGGGTACCGATTGTCCCGGGTACAGATCTCTCTTTGTCTTTAGCCATGTTACGTTGGATCATTGAGAATGCACGTTATAACGCGGACTACTTAGCCATACCGAGTGAAAATGCGATGCAAAGCGCGAACGCGGTGAGTTTTTGTAATGCCACACATTTGTTTATTGCTGATCCACAACATAAACGCTATGGACAAGCCTTACGTGTGCAGGATGTGATGGATAGTCCAACACCAGAAAAACCTGAGGATGGTGATATTTTGCTGAAGGATCAACAAACGGGAGCAATGATTGCCGCAAAAGACAGTCAAAGTGCGGTCCTTTTTGTGGAAGAAATGGTGACACTCAAAGAGGGGACCTCTGTTTTAGCGAAATCCGCCTTGCAATTATTTAAAGAATCTTGTTTTGAACACAGTATCGAACAATATTCCACACATTGTGGTGTACCTGTGGCGACGATCATTGAATTGGCAAAAAAATTCACTTCACACGGACATCGTGCCGCAGTGGTAACCCATGGGGGCACCATGCATGGTACAGGGTTTTATACCGCGTGGGCAATTCTCTTACTCAATGCCATGGTTGGAAATATGAACAAAAAGGGCGGCATGAGTATGTCTGGCGGAAAGTTTAAAGATTTTGGTGCCGGACCGCGTTATGATTTAGCCAATTTTCCGAATATGGTCAACCCGAAAGGCACAAACTTAGCACGCAGTAAACGTGCCTATGAGAAATCAAGTGAATTCAAGCGTAAAGTGGAACAAGGTCTTTCTCCTTACCCTGCGAAAGCCTCATGGTATCCTTTTGTCGGTGGACAAATGTCAGAAATGATTACTTCCGCATTACAAGGCTATCCTTACCCACTCAAAGCTTGGATTAGCCATATGAGTAATCCGATTTATGGCATGACAGGGATTCATCACATTACGGATGAAAAACTACGTGATCCGAGTATTTTACCGCTCTTTATTGCCGTAGATGCCTTCATGAATGAAACCACTGCCTTAGCGGATTATATTGTGCCAGATACCCATAATTTTGAGAGTTGGGGATTCAGTACACCATGGGCAGGCGTACCGACCAAAACGAGTACCGCGCGTTGGCCAATTATTCAGTCTCACAATGCAAAAACCGCGAGTGGCGAAACCATTTGTATGGAAAGTTTTATCATTGCTATCGCCAAAGCGATGGATTTACCTGGATTTGGTGAAAATGCGATTAGTGATAAACAAAAAAATAGCTATCCTTTAAACTGTACTGAAGACTATTTTTTACGTGCCGCTGCCAATATTGCGTATGACGGGAAAGCGCCAGTGAATGATGCGACAGAGGAAGATTTACTGTTAACTGGGGTACAGCGCCTCATGCCAACTTTACAGCGAACTTTAAAAGCCGAAGAAGTACTGAAAGTGGCGAATGTGTATTGCAAGGGAGGACGTTTTGCACCGTATAAAAGTGCATGGCAAGAAGATAATATGCAAGCGCGTTGGAAAAAATGTCTGCAAATTTGGAATGAAACGGTCGCTAAAGCGAAACACGCGCAAACGGGTCAACATTACCACGGCTGTCCGAAGTATTTTGAACCGCAATTTGCGGATAATTCAACGCTCGAAAGCCATTATCCAAGCAAAGAATGGCCATTTAAGTTGATTTCATTTAAATCTAATTTAATGAGCAGTATCACCGCACCGTTACTCCGTTTACAGAGTATTAAACCAGAAGGTATTGTGGCGATGAATCAACAAGATGCGCAGACACAGGGCTTACGACATGGTGATTTGGTCGAACTCAGTACTCCGGGCGGAAAAGGGTTGGTACAAATTATCGTCATGGAGGGCGTCATCAAGGGGACGATTGCCATTGAACATGGTTATGGGCATAAGCAATTAGGTGCTAAGAGCTATGTGATTGATGGAAAAGAGATCCAAGGGGCGCCACAAATTCAGCGCGGAATAAACATTAATGACTTAGGTTTATTAGATAACACCAAAGAAATTGTTTCCCCTTGGGTGGATTGGGTATGTGGTTCTGCTGTTCGACAAGGGATTCCCGCGAAATTACAGAAAGTGATTTAG
- a CDS encoding methionine/alanine import family NSS transporter small subunit, with protein sequence MGTSAIIMMIVALVIIWGGLILSVSRLPKE encoded by the coding sequence ATGGGTACTAGCGCAATTATTATGATGATCGTGGCATTAGTGATCATTTGGGGAGGATTAATTCTCTCGGTGTCAAGATTACCAAAAGAATAA
- the nrfD gene encoding NrfD/PsrC family molybdoenzyme membrane anchor subunit has translation MIIREIVVEPQAIAWLPWAVSYFFFIGLAFSGVFVGLLIHKMEKNVQHEFIAIIVALSCAIVAPIALTADLHQPSRIVNFYLHLTPWSWMAWGAIFLPLFTLAVVGYFLCLLRQAIPQQHLPRFLHFLYWGQLNLLRWTTFFRVFAFLSALSILVYTTMEVFVVEARPLWHQSWLMPLILFSVFPSTLLLCRFLIAVFSQRKIAGYLSTLTFISLMLFIGTLLGVYFSSEQTALQLTQLWQVSDLPMLDLVVLGGLLLGTYLTASLWLQGMMVLLALLLTWVVRWILLIEVQRLAKYNALINPYELTWHIDGAIGILSVFSLWLCISIVLWWVFSAALAPLHLTGGNHE, from the coding sequence ATGATCATTCGTGAAATCGTGGTGGAACCGCAAGCTATTGCATGGTTACCTTGGGCGGTGAGCTATTTCTTTTTTATCGGTCTCGCCTTTTCTGGTGTATTTGTTGGCTTACTCATTCATAAAATGGAGAAAAATGTCCAGCATGAATTCATTGCCATCATCGTTGCGCTAAGTTGTGCGATTGTGGCACCGATCGCCTTAACCGCGGATTTACACCAACCTAGTCGGATTGTAAATTTCTATTTACACCTTACTCCTTGGTCTTGGATGGCATGGGGCGCGATTTTCTTACCTTTATTTACGCTTGCTGTAGTAGGGTATTTTTTATGCTTATTGCGTCAAGCTATTCCACAACAGCATTTACCTCGGTTTTTGCATTTTCTTTATTGGGGACAGTTGAATCTCCTTCGTTGGACAACTTTCTTCCGAGTGTTTGCGTTTCTCTCTGCTTTATCCATTTTGGTTTATACCACTATGGAAGTGTTTGTGGTGGAGGCCCGTCCTTTATGGCATCAATCTTGGCTTATGCCGTTGATTTTATTTAGTGTTTTTCCAAGCACATTACTGCTTTGTCGCTTTTTGATTGCGGTGTTTAGCCAACGGAAAATTGCAGGATATCTTTCAACGCTGACCTTCATCAGTCTGATGTTATTTATTGGAACATTGTTGGGGGTGTATTTTTCTTCAGAACAGACCGCACTTCAACTGACACAGCTGTGGCAAGTGAGTGATCTGCCGATGCTTGATCTAGTTGTGCTTGGGGGATTGCTGTTAGGTACTTATCTGACTGCATCATTATGGTTACAGGGCATGATGGTATTGCTCGCCTTGTTATTGACTTGGGTCGTTCGTTGGATCTTATTGATCGAAGTACAACGTCTTGCTAAATACAATGCGTTAATCAACCCATATGAATTAACTTGGCATATCGACGGTGCGATTGGCATCCTGTCGGTATTTAGCTTATGGCTATGTATTAGTATCGTACTTTGGTGGGTATTTTCTGCTGCATTAGCACCACTTCATTTGACTGGGGGAAACCATGAATAA
- the nrdB gene encoding class Ia ribonucleoside-diphosphate reductase subunit beta codes for MAYTTFSQNKNDQLKEPMFFGQNVNVARYDQQKYETFEKLIEKQLSFFWRPEEVDVSQDRIDYQALPEHEKHIFISNLKYQTLLDSIQGRSPNVALLPLVSIPELETWIETWTFSETIHSRSYTHIIRNIVNDPSVIFDDIVTNEEIIKRAKDISAYYDDLIRDSQLYTLYGEGTYNVDGQDCVVTLRNLKRQLYLCLMSVNALEAIRFYVSFACSFAFAERKLMEGNAKIIKFIARDEALHLTGTQHILNIMASGQDDPEMAEIVEECKQEAYDLFVAAAEQEKEWADYLFKDGSMIGLNRDILVQYVEYITNIRMQAVGLPLPFQARSNPIPWINAWLVSDNVQVAPQEVEVSSYLVGQIDSKVDTKDFGDFDL; via the coding sequence ATGGCCTATACTACATTTTCACAAAACAAAAACGATCAATTAAAAGAGCCAATGTTCTTTGGTCAAAATGTGAACGTTGCTCGTTATGACCAACAAAAATATGAAACTTTTGAGAAATTGATTGAAAAACAACTTTCGTTCTTCTGGCGTCCTGAGGAAGTCGATGTATCACAAGACCGTATCGATTACCAAGCGTTACCAGAACACGAAAAACATATTTTCATCAGTAACTTAAAATACCAAACCTTATTAGATTCTATTCAAGGTCGCAGTCCAAACGTGGCGCTCTTACCACTTGTGTCTATCCCTGAATTAGAAACTTGGATCGAAACTTGGACCTTCTCTGAAACCATTCACTCTCGTTCTTATACCCATATTATCCGTAACATTGTGAACGATCCTTCCGTGATTTTTGATGATATCGTGACCAATGAAGAAATTATCAAACGCGCCAAAGATATTTCTGCTTATTATGATGATTTAATTCGTGATTCACAGCTTTATACTTTATATGGTGAAGGCACTTACAATGTAGATGGTCAAGATTGTGTGGTCACATTACGCAATTTGAAAAGACAACTTTACTTATGCTTAATGAGTGTCAATGCGCTAGAAGCGATCCGTTTCTACGTGTCTTTTGCCTGTTCTTTCGCCTTTGCTGAACGCAAATTGATGGAAGGGAATGCAAAAATCATTAAATTTATCGCACGTGATGAAGCTTTACACTTAACCGGTACACAACATATCCTCAACATTATGGCATCCGGTCAAGATGATCCAGAAATGGCAGAGATCGTGGAAGAATGTAAACAAGAAGCTTACGATTTGTTTGTTGCTGCGGCAGAGCAAGAAAAAGAATGGGCTGATTATTTGTTCAAAGATGGCTCAATGATTGGCTTGAACCGCGATATTTTAGTGCAATATGTGGAATATATTACGAATATCCGGATGCAAGCAGTCGGTCTCCCACTACCTTTCCAGGCACGCTCCAATCCAATCCCTTGGATTAATGCTTGGTTAGTGTCGGATAATGTACAAGTCGCCCCACAAGAAGTCGAAGTCAGCTCTTATTTAGTTGGTCAAATTGACTCAAAAGTCGATACTAAAGACTTTGGCGACTTTGATCTCTAA
- the ttrB gene encoding tetrathionate reductase subunit TtrB, whose protein sequence is MKMSKRIFLKNLSLLSVGQAFIPLSQAENAFQPARREGSEAHRYAMLVDLRRCIGCQSCTVSCGIENATPIGEFRTTVRQYEVTDEKQVVNNVLLPRLCNHCDNPPCVPVCPVQATYQRKDGIVVVDNERCIGCAYCVQACPYDARFINEETKTADKCTFCTHRLEVGLLPACVESCVGGARIIGDLRDPNSTISKMVEEFKAELKVLKPNSGTVPHVFYLGLDDAFVNQVQGQSMLWQSAEGRL, encoded by the coding sequence ATGAAAATGAGTAAGCGTATTTTTCTCAAAAATTTATCATTATTAAGTGTGGGGCAAGCTTTTATTCCATTGAGTCAAGCAGAAAATGCTTTTCAACCTGCTAGACGAGAGGGAAGTGAAGCACATCGTTATGCCATGTTGGTGGATTTACGTCGTTGTATCGGTTGTCAATCTTGTACTGTAAGTTGTGGGATTGAGAATGCGACGCCGATTGGCGAATTTAGAACCACTGTGCGTCAATACGAAGTCACTGATGAAAAACAAGTGGTCAATAATGTGTTATTACCACGTTTATGTAATCACTGTGATAACCCGCCTTGTGTACCGGTTTGTCCTGTGCAAGCTACCTATCAACGTAAAGATGGTATCGTGGTAGTTGATAATGAACGTTGTATCGGTTGTGCGTATTGTGTACAAGCTTGTCCTTATGATGCACGTTTTATTAACGAAGAAACAAAAACAGCAGATAAATGCACGTTTTGCACACATCGACTGGAGGTCGGTTTATTACCGGCTTGTGTGGAAAGCTGTGTGGGTGGCGCGCGGATTATCGGCGATTTACGCGATCCAAATAGCACGATCAGTAAAATGGTAGAAGAATTTAAAGCGGAACTCAAAGTCTTAAAACCAAATTCGGGTACAGTGCCGCATGTATTCTATTTAGGATTAGATGACGCCTTTGTTAATCAAGTGCAGGGGCAATCTATGTTATGGCAAAGTGCGGAGGGAAGATTATGA
- a CDS encoding sodium-dependent transporter, translating into MTTSSQSRETFSGRKAFIFAAIGSAVGLGNIWRFPYVTYENGGGAFIIPYLVALLTAGIPLLFLDYAIGHKYRASPPLAFRKLNKNFETFGWWQVLINVIIGIYYAVIIGWAASYTYFSLNSAWGADPASFFFKEYLQMAEGVAVNFDFVASITGPLVGVWIFILVILALGVQKGIGKSATFFMPLLTVMFVILVITALFLPGSVKGLNALFTPDWSKLLEPTVWVAAYGQIFFSLSICFGIMITYSSYLKKQSDLTGSGLVVGFANSSFELLAGIGVFAALGFMATAAGKEVSDVATSGIGLAFIAFPAIIDQAPFGSVIGVLFFGSLLFAGITSLMSILEVIIAAVQDKLRMRRSVATALTCVPMAIVSVLLFGTTTGLPVLDVLDKFVNSFGIVAVGLMVIYAVLINESLSGLAAHLNETSSFKVGVVWRVLIGTITSTVLVYMLFTEINKVATEGYGGYPAWFVNTFGWGMAIGLGVIAFMLSRLPWKHLTDSTKGDK; encoded by the coding sequence ATGACAACATCTTCTCAAAGTCGCGAAACGTTCTCTGGACGTAAAGCGTTTATTTTTGCTGCCATTGGGTCAGCAGTTGGGTTGGGAAATATTTGGCGTTTCCCTTATGTAACTTATGAAAACGGTGGTGGCGCGTTCATCATCCCTTATTTAGTTGCATTATTGACAGCCGGGATTCCACTCTTATTTTTAGATTATGCGATCGGTCATAAATATCGTGCTTCTCCACCACTGGCATTTCGTAAGTTAAACAAAAACTTTGAAACCTTTGGTTGGTGGCAAGTGTTGATCAACGTGATTATCGGGATTTACTATGCGGTCATCATTGGTTGGGCCGCCTCTTATACGTATTTTTCATTGAATAGCGCGTGGGGGGCAGATCCCGCGAGTTTCTTCTTTAAAGAATACTTACAAATGGCAGAAGGCGTGGCAGTTAATTTTGACTTTGTTGCCAGCATAACCGGTCCATTAGTCGGTGTATGGATATTTATTTTGGTTATCTTGGCGTTAGGCGTACAAAAAGGGATCGGTAAATCCGCCACCTTCTTTATGCCACTTTTAACCGTGATGTTTGTGATCTTAGTGATTACCGCGCTTTTCTTACCAGGTTCTGTAAAAGGTTTAAATGCGTTGTTTACGCCAGACTGGTCTAAATTATTAGAACCAACTGTTTGGGTTGCCGCTTATGGACAAATTTTCTTCTCGTTGTCTATCTGTTTCGGTATCATGATCACTTATTCGTCTTACTTGAAAAAACAAAGTGATTTAACGGGTTCAGGTTTAGTCGTTGGATTTGCTAACAGTAGCTTTGAATTATTAGCCGGTATCGGTGTATTCGCGGCATTAGGCTTTATGGCAACTGCGGCGGGGAAAGAAGTGAGTGATGTCGCTACTTCAGGAATTGGCTTAGCCTTTATTGCCTTCCCTGCTATTATCGACCAAGCCCCATTTGGCAGTGTGATTGGCGTATTATTCTTCGGTTCCTTATTATTTGCTGGTATCACCTCATTGATGTCGATCTTAGAAGTGATTATCGCGGCGGTACAAGACAAATTAAGAATGCGTCGCTCTGTTGCCACTGCATTGACTTGTGTACCAATGGCAATTGTTTCCGTCTTACTTTTTGGTACCACCACTGGTTTACCTGTGTTAGACGTATTAGATAAATTTGTAAATAGCTTTGGTATTGTGGCTGTAGGCTTAATGGTGATTTATGCAGTATTAATCAACGAATCACTTTCTGGCTTAGCGGCACACTTAAACGAAACCTCTTCCTTTAAAGTTGGTGTGGTATGGCGTGTACTTATCGGCACTATCACGTCAACGGTGTTAGTGTATATGCTCTTTACTGAAATTAACAAAGTGGCAACTGAAGGTTACGGTGGCTACCCTGCCTGGTTCGTCAATACCTTTGGTTGGGGCATGGCAATTGGCTTAGGGGTGATCGCTTTCATGCTCTCGCGTTTACCTTGGAAACACTTAACCGATTCGACAAAAGGAGATAAATAA
- the yfaE gene encoding class I ribonucleotide reductase maintenance protein YfaE, with protein sequence MKIHLIHSQITLDYDNQTSLLSHLENHGIHHEYQCRSGYCGSCRVKISKGKVSYKEPPLAFVQPNEILLCCCQVDEDLDIEM encoded by the coding sequence ATGAAAATTCATTTAATCCATAGCCAAATTACTCTCGACTACGATAATCAAACTTCTCTTCTTTCTCATTTAGAAAATCACGGGATTCATCACGAGTATCAATGTCGCTCGGGTTATTGTGGTTCCTGTCGTGTCAAAATTAGCAAAGGCAAGGTATCTTATAAAGAACCGCCCCTTGCCTTTGTACAACCTAATGAGATTTTACTTTGTTGCTGTCAGGTTGATGAAGATTTAGACATCGAGATGTAA